In Microtus pennsylvanicus isolate mMicPen1 chromosome 12, mMicPen1.hap1, whole genome shotgun sequence, the following proteins share a genomic window:
- the Nkx1-1 gene encoding NK1 transcription factor-related protein 1 encodes MSTSGPAAPGDVPALPPPPPGPGSGPAPPASAATARDAMDGRAELPIFPRAGVPPLAASDTVPAVPEGAGAARPPAPPRPTSFSVLDILDPNKFNSRRRRCVLLGPVVPATCAPCAPAASCVPVPAASGRSPRAELERRTLSAATGVAAAAGAEPASAGDSYRADETEANGYSSGSGRSPTADSEDEAPEDEDEDEAPEVQDAHGTEEARRGSGGLGVRGSGCPGAAEVEASPVDEAAATGPRGNSPGAPGPPATAPGAGGAGSTPQGAAVATKPKRKRTGSDSKSGKPRRARTAFTYEQLVALENKFKATRYLSVCERLNLALSLSLTETQVKIWFQNRRTKWKKQNPGADTSAPTGGGGGPGPGAGPGAGLPGGLSPLSPSPPMGAPLALHGPAGYPAHSPGGLVCAAQLPFLSSPAVLSPFVLGSQTYGAPAFYAPHL; translated from the exons ATGAGTACCAGCGGCCCGGCGGCACCTGGGGACGTCCCCGCGCtgccgccgccaccgcccggGCCCGGCTCGGGGCCCGCACCGCCCGCTTCTGCGGCTACTGCTCGGGACGCTATGGACGGACGAGCTGAGCTGCCCATCTTCCCCCGGGCTGGAGTCCCGCCGCTTGCGGCCAGCGACACTGTGCCCGCGGTGCCAGAGGGGGCTGGAGCGGCTCGGCCCCCCGCACCCCCGCGCCCCActtccttctcagtgctggacATCCTAGATCCCAACAAGTTCAACAGCAGGAGACGCCGGTGCGTGCTACTGGGCCCTGTGGTGCCCGCTACGTGTGCCCCTTGCGCCCCAGCCGCCTCGTGCGTCCCGGTCCCCGCTGCCTCCGGACGCTCTCCGCGCGCAGAGCTGGAACGCCGAACCCTTTCCGCTGCCACAGGAGTTGCAGCGGCCGCGGGAGCCGAACCTGCAA GTGCTGGGGACTCTTACAGGGCGGACGAGACCGAGGCCAACGGCTACAGCAGTGGCAGTGGCCGCAGCCCGACCGCGGACAGCGAAGATGAAGCGCccgaggacgaggacgaggacgaggcGCCGGAGGTGCAGGATGCTCACGGCACGGAGGAGGCGCGGAGAGGCAGCGGCGGCCTCGGGGTCCGCGGGTCGGGCTGCCCCGGAGCGGCCGAGGTCGAGGCTTCCCCCGTGGACGAGGCCGCAGCCACAGGGCCCCGTGGGAACTCGCCCGGAGCCCCGGGTCCGCCTGCAACAGCTCCGGGAGCAGGGGGCGCGGGGAGCACCCCGCAGGGCGCGGCCGTGGCCACCAAGCCCAAGCGGAAACGCACGGGCTCGGACTCCAAGTCCGGGAAGCCGCGGCGTGCGCGTACCGCCTTCACCTACGAGCAGCTCGTGGCGCTGGAGAACAAGTTTAAGGCCACTCGCTACCTGTCGGTGTGCGAGCGCCTCAACCTGGCGCTGTCGCTGAGCCTCACCGAGACGCAGGTGAAGATCTGGTTCCAAAACCGCCGAACCAAGTGGAAGAAGCAAAACCCAGGCGCCGACACAAGCGCGCCGACCGGCGGCGGCGGGGGCCCCGGCCCAGGAGCGGGGCCCGGCGCGGGGCTGCCCGGTGGCCTTAGCCCGCTCAGCCCCTCGCCGCCCATGGGCGCGCCGCTCGCCTTGCACGGCCCGGCCGGGTACCCGGCGCACAGTCCGGGAGGGCTGGTGTGCGCTGCGCAGCTGCCCTTTCTGTCCAGCCCCGCGGTGCTCTCGCCCTTCGTGCTCGGGTCGCAGACGTACGGCGCGCCCGCCTTCTACGCGCCGCACCTCTGA